CGAGCGGGTGAAGGGCTACTCGCTGGGCATGAAGCAGCGACTCGCGGTGGCGTCCGCGCTGTTGAAGGATCCGCAGCTGCTCATCCTCGACGAGCCGGCGAACGGGCTGGACCCGGCCGGCATCCGGGAGATGCGGGACCTGACGCGGGCGCTGGCGGCGGCCGGGGTGACCGTGCTGGTGTCCAGTCACATCCTGGGTGAGATCCAGCTGATCTGCGACCACGTCACGATCATTTCCCGGGGCCGGCGGGTGGCGACCGGCCGGGTGGACGAGGTACTGGCCGGCTACGACCGGCACGAGTTCCTGGTCCGGGTGGCCGAGCCGGAGCGCGCCGTGGAGCTGCTGCACGAGGCCGAGCTGACGGCGAGCGTGGACGGTGCGGCGCTGGTGGTGGGCGGCGTGACCGACCCGACGGTGATCAGCCGGGTGCTCGGTGAACAGGGGCTGTGGGTGGGCGAGCTGACCCCGCTGCGGCCGGATCTGGAGAGCGTCTTCCTGGAGCTGACCGGCGCCGGTGGGCATCCGTCGGTGCCTCGGCAGGTCGACGACTCGGGGCTGCCGCCGGGTGGTGCGGGCGATGCTGTGATCGATCTCGACGTACGGGGAGTGGACGCGTGAACCTGGTCCGTGCCGAGTTGGAGCGGCTGTCCGCGCGCCGCTTCGTGCAGCTCATGGTCGTCCTGCTGGTGCTGGCGTTCGGCGTCACAGCGGCGACCACCCTGGCCGGCTCGCACAAGCCGAGCGCGGAGGAGCTCAGCTCCGCGCGGAACCAGGCGGCCGAGGCGCGGCGGAGCATGGAGAACGAGCACCAGCAGTGCCTGGCCCGACAGAACGGCGCGCTCCCGTCGAGCGACGACGGGCGGTACTACCCCTCCGACTGCTCGGAGATCGACCCGACGCTGCGGGATCGGCTGCCGATCGCCGCCGACTTCCTTCCCGGGGTGTTCAGCTTCGCCCAGCAGGCACGTCCGCTGCTCTACTTCCTCATCGCGTTCCTGGTGTTGTTCGGGTTCCTGGTCGGCGCCTCCTACATCGGCGCGGACCTGAACTCGGGTGGCGTGGTGAATCTGCTGCTCTGGCGACCGCGCCGGATGACGGTGCTCGGCGCGAAGCTGGGCAGCCTGCTGGGCGGGGTGCTGGTGGTGTCCCTGGTGGCCTCGGTGGTCTATCTGGCGACGTTCTGGGTGATCGGGCAGTCCGCCGGGCTGGCCGGTCGCCTCAGCGACGAATTCTGGCGCTCCCTCGGGGCGGTGCACGGCCGCGGCATGGTGCTGGTGTTGCTGGCCAGCGCGCTGGGCTTCGCCATCGCCACGCTGGGTCGGCACACGTCGGCGGCGCTCGGCGCGGTGGCCGCGTACGCGGTGGTCTGGGAGCTGGGAGCCCGGCTGGTGCTGGAGATCGTCGACGCCAGGCGCCCGGACCAGCTGATGCTCTCCAGCTACATCGGGGCGTGGCTCAGCGGTGAGGCGCAGTTCTACGACAGCCAGTCGTGCAACGGCAGCAGAACGGGCGGGTTCTGCGATGGGTTCTACTCGCTGACCTGGGGGCCGTCGCTGGTGGTGCTGCTGGTGCTCACCGGCGGGCTGACCGCGGCGGCGTTCGCCGTTTTCCGTCGCCGCGACCTGATCTGAGTCGCGCCCCGGGCCGTCCGCGCTGGTCGGGCGGCCCGGCGCGTCGGGGCGGCCACGGCAAGAGCTTGCAGCATGCCGGTCAGCGGTGAAATATTTCTTCACATGACCGCCCCTGCGGGCTCAGCCGACGGTGGAGCCGAACACCTCGTCGCGTACGGCGTCCAGCGCGGTGCGCAGCGCGCCGCGCAGGATCGGCTCCTCGGTCAGCCCCGTGGGCACCACCCGGGGCCGCACCAGGGTGATCGCCGCGACCTCGTGCTGCACCCGGTCGGCGAGCGCGGCGCCGCCGGCCTGGCCGACCTCCCCGGCGAGCACCACCAGCGGCGGGTCGAGCACCACGCAGGTGCTGGCCACGCCGAGCGCGAGCCGGCGGGCCAACTCGTCGAGCATCGGGCCGCCAGCGTCGCCGTCGGCGACCGCCGCGCGGAC
Above is a window of Micromonospora coriariae DNA encoding:
- a CDS encoding ABC transporter ATP-binding protein, producing MSAVIEIEGLRKTFHSLRNGRRVAVDGFDLLVEAGQIHGFLGPNGSGKTTTLRALLGLVRADSGRMSVLGEPSPQLLTRVAGRVGAIVESPQFFGNFTGYRTLRLLARAGGVPIARVDEVLETVGLRDRGDERVKGYSLGMKQRLAVASALLKDPQLLILDEPANGLDPAGIREMRDLTRALAAAGVTVLVSSHILGEIQLICDHVTIISRGRRVATGRVDEVLAGYDRHEFLVRVAEPERAVELLHEAELTASVDGAALVVGGVTDPTVISRVLGEQGLWVGELTPLRPDLESVFLELTGAGGHPSVPRQVDDSGLPPGGAGDAVIDLDVRGVDA
- a CDS encoding ABC transporter permease subunit; amino-acid sequence: MNLVRAELERLSARRFVQLMVVLLVLAFGVTAATTLAGSHKPSAEELSSARNQAAEARRSMENEHQQCLARQNGALPSSDDGRYYPSDCSEIDPTLRDRLPIAADFLPGVFSFAQQARPLLYFLIAFLVLFGFLVGASYIGADLNSGGVVNLLLWRPRRMTVLGAKLGSLLGGVLVVSLVASVVYLATFWVIGQSAGLAGRLSDEFWRSLGAVHGRGMVLVLLASALGFAIATLGRHTSAALGAVAAYAVVWELGARLVLEIVDARRPDQLMLSSYIGAWLSGEAQFYDSQSCNGSRTGGFCDGFYSLTWGPSLVVLLVLTGGLTAAAFAVFRRRDLI